The genomic DNA GAGAAAAGCAACTTCCAATTCTCCTCTCATGTTAAAATGTATTTAAGAGCAACTTAATGACAAGTACCTTTTCAAGTCCAGTGATGTAAGACTTGGAATGAACTCGTGCAACATCATCTAGAGAAGCAGggttgaaattttgaatttcaaGAACCTGTGAACCACGATGCTGAAAGCAAAACAAATAAGATGCTATGTAACTTAAGCATACTTGTCGTGTTCCAGTGAAATGCAAACTACATGATATAAGCAAGAACTGTGTGATAAACTACTGTGCGTTTTAACTGAAAAATGATCTATTGAAAAACAGTTGATAAGAATATAAGACAATGCCCGAAACAGTAGATTACCaggagaaaataaaaaaaaaatcatttcagTGAGAATATATTATATGCATTAACTAGAGTAGTTTTGCATTTTagggaggaagagaaggttCCTCCTATTCATTTATATTTAGTTTTTTAGCATGAGTATAAACTGAATTtaaattaaaagaaaattaaggtAATGTGCAGTAGATAAAGCTCCAGAAATCGTGAATATTTAGAGTAGTATTGCTGATATACCTTGGGACTAAGCTCCAATTTATCAAGAGCATCAACTATTGCAGGCACTCTTTTGTTAGATTCTGGGTGTGCTTCCTGAATACCAAAAGAAATGGGAAAGTTATGATATAAGGCAGATGACGCAATTTACTAGATCAGGACTTCGAtgtatcattttttttcataatggtatTTAGTTAGCAATCATATGCACAGATGGGCTAGGAAAATTACATGTTGTTCACAACTCAGTATTTTATTTCAAAACCATGACGCCATCAACACAAATTGTCACATATTATTGACACCAAATCCCCCCTCcccgacaaaaaaaaaaaatgaaaggcgCTATTCAAATATGAAATTTTGGATCAGTTGTGATTAATGAAGAATTAAAAATGAAATACTAATGGCTTCCAGTTAACAGGTAGCTAATGAGATGTAGTACCGCGGCATGCATGTAACATGAATGTGAATTCTGCTGTGAAACAGAATATAAAAAATTGCTTACTTTGTTATGACCCAGGGCAGGAGAGGTACAATAGAGAATACGGGCATCAAGAAGTGAATTATCAGGTAATGTTAAATTCTTTAGAGGACTGTCTTTCTCTGGTACAGAAGCTCTGTCATAATTTGCCGAGCACTGTGCGCTCCAACTCCTGATTTGTTTTTGTTCTCTTCCTGATGTTTGGAAGATGCTCCCCCAGGTTAAGAGATGATGAGTTCCAAAGGCACAGCAATGTTTGAGCAGAGGCAACATCCTCCCTGGAAAAAAGGGACAGAGTTCCTATTTATGTCATACTGATCACTACTATTCATATGTGGACAGAAAATAGAAAGGTGAAATCCATAACCAAAGCACCAACCGCAGTGTATGCACAGTGCACGCTACATTTGGTGACTTACTGACTTGGAATAAGAATTGTGATCATTCTGATACAAGAAAAGGGCTTGTGACAGCTCTTATATCATGTGAAACAATAGAATAAAGACATGCACAGTGTTTGTCCAAACTCCATCCTTCCAAATGATATGCCAAGTGTTAGGCATGAACGGAACTACAAAATGAAACTACCACTTCATACTCATACCTCAAATCATCTTTACCAGCACGGTGCCGGCAAAAACCAACCACCAAAGGAAATCAGGGTATTTCCCAATTATTTTCTTCCATCTTAGCAGGTTTTATGCGGAAACGAGTAACTAAGCATTGTAATCACATCCCACTACGGTTCTAGCATAACATTATTACAACACGGAGCCACCGTGAATATTGATTAAGACATATAAGTTTAGCATTTCGTTTCAAACAGAGGCAAAGCCAACAACAGTTCGTCTTCATTCCTAAAGAGCTTCCAAGCATGTAAACCGGTAAACCAGCAGGCCATCATACTATACTGGTTCAGATGGGGGAAAAACTCCTTTCTCTGCTTGACTGCTTCGCATGACATGAGCATTTCCACAAGCAGATGGTAGGCATGGCTCGCATTCAGTGCAGTAGCACAAGTAAGACTAACCAGGAAGAGCCCACGGAGCAGAGGGTTCATCTACCTCGAAGAATCGGAAGGGATGGCACCAACAGCTGCTCCATCACCAACGGAAAAAAAATTCTCTGCGTCCTCCTTGTCACCGGCGATTGCTCACCCCTCTGCGTGCGTGGCGGGCAGGTGCGGTCGAGACGTCGAGTCGAGTGGCGGAGAAGGGACTGGGCATCAACGGACGCAACCACAACTAACGCGGGCCGAGCCGGGCCGCCACGAGCTCGTGCGCTAGATGGGCCGGCCGCTAGTCACATATGAGTCCACTCGGCCCAGATGCTGTGAGTTTTCTCGAAAGCGTCTTCCTGAACTAGCACGGCACGGGTGCGTTCGTGTCAGAACTCAGAGCGCAACGCCGTGTTGaattggcggcggcgggaggaagaggaaggcgggGAGATGGCGCAGCCGAGCAAGGAGCCGTGCAAGAAGGAGGCGTGCGACATCCAGGCCTGCCTCTCCAAGAACATGTTCGACTCCAGGAAGTATGcaccccccacccacccacccccaACCCGAAGAATCCGATTGCTTCATGACTCGTGAGTCTGGATTTAGTTCACATGAATTGGTGGCGGCGTCTGGTGTTTGAGCTAAATTCCTGCGCGATGTTCAGGTCTTAGGAACGGGGAGACCCGGTAGAGAGCCACTGGATTAGGGGGTTAGGAATCACCAAGAACTCGTGCTATGCTGGATTTGGTAAATTTGCCCTCTACTCATCAGGTTAGGGATTGACGGTGACCACGTTGCTGTTAGCAGCTAGGCGTGGTTCTCGTCTCAAAGGAATGGAGGAATTCTAGGAATAGTTTCTGATTGACGGCCTTGGGAGCTGGGTAGCAAGATGTTGCTTGCTTCAGATGTTTGCTCGCATGCTCAAGCATGAGTCGGCGCCCTTTCTCCTGTCCATATTTTTTGGCTGATTTTAGGGACAACTGGCGGTGTCTGGATTCTAAGTTTCTaacattcatttttttttacaatgtGCTATGTTTATCTTGACATTGGCCCTTGGTTGTCTGTCACTAGCATTTTTTAAGGAATTCGTTAGCATCAGGCTGTTGTGGAGAAACTTCTGCTCTAGGTTGGATGGTAAATTAATACTATTCTGGGTCATTTTGACAGGCTTATGACTTCCCCTGTATCATTTTATATGCCAGATATTGTGTTGATTTATTTCTGCTCAGAACATTTTTTTCATTGATTTCGCCTCTGTTAGTTTAGATTGTGACTTAGGTTTCTTTCATGCTTGTCCTGGAATTCTGGATGTCACAtcagaaaaaaaatttgaatgTACATATGTTTGCCACAGCTCCAGAGATTAGTGTGTTTAATCCTTCTTTCAGGCCGATGAACATATAAAATTACAAGGAATATATGATTCATGATAAATGACCATAGACCTTAACAACTTATTTGAGCATGACGTCTTTATGGTTTGTTGGATGCATAATTAATAATTATCATCTGTTGCTAGGACAATTTCCCAGCAGTGCTTACTTGTCTAATTGTCTGAGATTGATAATCTTGGCATGATTTAAGATTCTATTGGGGTGATACCATGCATGAGAGTTAATTAAAATGAACAATGATTTGGTGCTTGTTTGGTTTCTCGGTATCTTTTGTAGTTTGGATTCTATGCTTCTCAATAGTACTGTGTTTTAAATTGAGGTGTTTGGGCACAACAGAGATTTGACTTATCATTTATCAATTATACAAACCTTAGGATCTTGAATCAGCATTGAGGTGTTGGGTTAACAATGAGTGACTTTTTTTAacactacgactacaataagcATCATGATTTGGAATGCTTTTGTTTTTGGATACTGTCAATTTTCAACACACAAGCACACATTTAATAACTGGTGGTACCATGCACATAATTTATGAGTCATTATCAATATGAAAGTTAAATAAGAATGTTTGAGATCTTTTGTGATTATAATCATGTGCGCTTATGTTCATGCTTGTTTTATTTCATCAGGTGTGTGAGAGTTATTCAGTTACTTCAGTCATGCTGTGAGCAGTGCGAGTACAAATCAACACACTGTGGTTCCTTGTCCGGATTACTTAAGAACATTTCAAAGTGATGAAACAATACTGGCATGTTTTACTGCAGCCATTGAATAAAGGTAAGTTTCAAGACATTTAGGACTTCTATGGTTGCTAAAGTTTGTTTCTCTTTCAACATTTCTCtctggaattttaaatttaaagtCTGATTCTTGTGTTAAGGATTCTATCTCTTAGTTTTATGCAAATAACAGCATAATAGATTACAATAAACTTAGTTATTAGTCTGATTCTTGTGTTAAGGATTCTATCTCTTAGTTTTAAGCAAATGACAGCATAATAGGTTACAAAACTTGAGTTGTTCTAGTAAATGTTGTCATACTTGATCCTGAGAGCACCCCTTTTTATCATCACATGTTTTGTGTATGGTCAATGTATTAAGGTCATAAATATGAGGTATTACAAGAATataattcataaatatttcTTCTGATACTTCTTCCACACTATCTGTATGGATATCCTTGAATCCGGATCACCAAAGTTTTTGGATAAAAATATGGTTGAATGATAAAAAAACACTGAAAGCTAAACATAACTTGAGAGAGAATTTGACATTTCTTAGATGAGATTCTGCCTGGTGCTTATTCTACATGATCAGGTATGACAGGCAGAATCATGTGCGCCTGTTCTTAGATAACTGCATGTCAACTTGACCATCTGCTCCGTAGCTAAGCAAATCCCACCTTCTTTGCTCTGCACATGAAAGAGAAGAATATCAGGGGGAAATGTTCTCTCTGAGATCTGAAAGTggagaagtttttttttcctgcacaTAAAGTTGTTCTGATTTCTGAAGTTTTGTAATTACTTTGTTATAACCACTGGATTTTATGTCTCATGTGGAGGTTGAATTTGAGACACAATTGACAGATAATTTTTCCTTTACAGGTTCTTTGAGGTTAGCTTAGGAGTTTGGGGGGACGTCAATCTCTCTCATTATGGATTAAGGTAATGTATAATATTGCAATTTACGCTACCTTCTGTAGTGTTCACCTAAGCCTGCTGTATTAAGTTTTGGTTTCGATGCTATTGTTTATAATAACGAATCACATGCATTGCTAGTTGACTGGGTGAATTTAATAATGTTCCTTCACACAGGGTGGCTCGTAGGGGTTATCAGTAATGCAGGCTTCGTCGACTGGTTGCTGAGTTGTTTTGTACTGAGTTGAACAGCAGATAGATGTTTCATAATGGTCGAGTCTGATGCATGTATACCTGTAGTGTCCTTAGTTCTTGTTCGTCTATACACATGTAGCCCCATGTTCTCGTCTTGAACAGCTAAATAAGTGGATTCCATGTACTTATACTTATCGATATGGAGATATTTTGTGACCCCCAAAGTTCTGTAATCTGTAAGCCATTTCAATGCTCATTATTCAGCCTCGTTCTGTGGCTAAGAAAATCAGATCTCTCAACTGTCATGCTCATAAATTTGGGATGTAGGATATGGTGCCAATCAGCAACTCTGTGGGGTCATTGGAATATTTCAGCACCACACCGCTCAGCATTTGTGGCCAGTTCCATGTTGCTGAGAAATACCAGTACCCTAGTTGAAGCAATTCAGTGTTGTGCTGTACTGCCACGTACATGAGTTATCTACTATCTGTAGGCTGTAGCCAACAAACCTTTTGCTTGTGAATTGGAATTTCTATTTCTGTGTGATGCAATACCTACCAGGCGAGTGTGTAGATTGGTATGCGATGCGATGACTTCAAGCTGACACGCACAATACATTCTCTACAACTATTTCTTGCTGTCTACTTGGGACCAACCGGTTTGTTGGTGTGTCCTCCACTCCACATGGCCGTTCCTTAACTTGTTGCTCATCTTCGATTCATGCCATAATTCAGTCAAGCATTATGTATGCGCAAGAGGGACCGATAATATTCCGTCCATCCCTTTTTGTAATGACAGGATTGTATTCATTAAAGCCACGTTTGTTCTTCTTTATGACGGATTAGCGACGTCTAAACGGCTGAAAGCTGATGCACAAAAGGGTGTGACTAGGAGGAGTGCATTTTGAATTTGCAAAATGTGggttctccttttttttggGGGTCATTTTCACTACTGTAGCTGAGTCAGATAGTCTTGATTTCCGGTCAGAAAAGTTAAATACTTGGATTCGGTGATGTGATTAGCAAACCTAATTTAGATGTGCTTCAGTTTATATTTGCGCAGATAACTTGAACAATTGTTAAATGACTTCAATTGAGATTTGAAACTTCGGGCTGAACTTCGCAAAAACTGTGAAAGTTCAGCCAGGAAAGAATTTGACAAAGAGCAAAATCTGCCTGATTGTACAACATCGTTAGATGCAGAATTCTCATAGCTTGCCCTGTTTTCTGCAAGTTCTAGCAGAGCTAGTCAAAATTAAGCCAAACCCAATGCACAACCAAGATTTAGGATGATCAGACTCTGAACAGCCACACAGACTAGAGGAACTTCTAACAGAGAAACAAGAacattcatcagcaaaaacaGCTCCGAACCATGTTCTTGGTCTTGTGCTAGCGAGAGAAACATGTGTTGATCAATTGATCGCCCTCGTATATACATCTGATACATCATCATCCATGCACAGTCGACTCGAAGACTCGATTTTTCTGCTGCATCAGATCGGTGGCGTCTTCCTCGACGGAGCGGCGCCGGACTTGTGCGCCAGGAACAGCTTCTTGAGCAGCCTCAGCATCATGAGCAGgcccatcctccgccgccggacGACGGCGTGCTTGCGCGTCTCCGCGGCCCCTTCGTAGCCGTCGCCAGCGAACCAGGATTCCTTCGTCGCCGCCCACGACGGCGTCCCCTTGGTCAGCGGGCACGGCTGCGCGGCCCGGGCGAGCTCCTCGTTGAAATCCTCCCACAGCATGTCCATCTTGTCCTCCACGGCGAACCTTGCCGagccgtggtggtggccgtcgtAGCCTcccaggtggtggtggtggtcgctgccggcggcggtTTGCTGCTCCACGGCCGAGAAGCTCCTCCGGTGATCGTACTCGTGCGCGGCCGTGTCAAcgacgccgccggggacgacgagccacggcgaCGGGGAGGCGAAGTGAGGGAAGGAGACCTTCTTGGCGGCGTTGCAGTGCTCAAACGGGACGCTGGGGAATGTGAACTCTTCCATAGCTGCTGCTACTCTCTCTATCTATCTTATCTCTCTCTAGCTCTGACTCTATGGAGGGAAGGTTGTGGGCAAGATGTATATGTGGAGAGGTCATGGAGGTTGCAACTTCTCTATCTACCGCCTCTTGACATTCCCAGAGATGGAAAGGACCAGAAACAGAGATGTAGGAAggcagagagagggagagaggggggagatATGGCTTGTTAATTGTCTGATGAAGTTGAAGTGATGGTTGGCAAATGGGGTATTATAACATGGTGATGGCGGTTGGTAAGATGCTTGGCCGCTGAGATTGCCCTGTCAAGTAATGCCAATCGGACAAGCACTATGAGCAAAATTAAGGCCCTACCTGTTTGATGCTTCATGATTACAAGGTCATTATACACAAATgcagctaaagtttaggagcAAAGGATATTAACTGAATGGGCCCTAAGAATGTTCAGACATAGCTTTACTTAGCCTGAACATTAGCTGCAATTGCTGGTGCTGagcaaatattttaaaaataataacAAATAGAATTAGTGTAAGCTGCAACTGATGAACTAACCAATCATTCGGGAATATATCTGGCCGGTTGCATTTTGTATGTGATATCCTCAATTGTGTTGCTTATCAGTTGTTGCTGGAGGATTTGTTTGCCTTATCagttgtaatttttttatttgcagAAGATGTTGTTGGAACAGTGAGGAGCTCATTTGAATGGTtttggagggagggaggagaagactGAAGAGCATAGAAGCTGGCAGGCAGTGCTTTTCAGCTAAAGGTCAGCGCTCGCCGCTCACTTTACTGACAAAGGGTAAAGATgg from Setaria italica strain Yugu1 chromosome VII, Setaria_italica_v2.0, whole genome shotgun sequence includes the following:
- the LOC101768065 gene encoding uncharacterized protein LOC101768065 encodes the protein MEEFTFPSVPFEHCNAAKKVSFPHFASPSPWLVVPGGVVDTAAHEYDHRRSFSAVEQQTAAGSDHHHHLGGYDGHHHGSARFAVEDKMDMLWEDFNEELARAAQPCPLTKGTPSWAATKESWFAGDGYEGAAETRKHAVVRRRRMGLLMMLRLLKKLFLAHKSGAAPSRKTPPI